Proteins found in one Primulina eburnea isolate SZY01 chromosome 16, ASM2296580v1, whole genome shotgun sequence genomic segment:
- the LOC140816104 gene encoding protein FAR1-RELATED SEQUENCE 5-like → LGEGDAAAIQAYFSKMQSFSPGFFFSFDLDDEGRLKNVFWADNRCRQAYKEFGDVVTFDTTYLTNKYDMSFAPFVGVNHHGHSTLLGCGLLSNEDTETFVWLFRIWLECMEFEAPQGIITDQDRAIQNAIEVASILSSVHKLVYESQSAYEFEQSWFSMLDMYELKNNEWLIGLFRERIRWVPCFLKTSFWAGMSTTQRSEGMNAFFDGYVHSKTSLKQFVEQYERAMRSKIEKEFQADFKTFSQMVPCVTRFDLERQFQSAFTIVKFKEFQQELTGNMYCEIESSDEGSFSTRYVVTEDFTVHERVKEKKFEIIFEIDKCTFSCSCHLFEFRGIICRHAIVVLIRNKLSAVPEQYILRRWRKDVSRLYMRVKSNYNGWITTPGQLNYEKLCKAFTDVADLATYNDDETQKLLEWIETKASDLAISKLGSGCGRNLISELSMQVDHVDDATQVSTCKVLDPKYTKTKGAPKNLRKKGRLEKSSKKSKVSMISSKEKNSQPKKIQSSNVFIQPPDQNTVMTPLSFSQQLMGVHHHPWNIDYGVHLVSNYGGDQASTTRWSSNDDEVIGSMGVINYEAS, encoded by the exons CTTGGAGAAGGAGATGCAGCTGCTATTCAAGCTTATTTCTCCAAAATGCAGTCATTTTCTCCTGGTTTTTTCTTTAGCTTTGATTTGGATGATGAGGGCCGATTAAAAAATGTATTTTGGGCAGATAATAGATGTAGACAAGCTTATAAGGAATTTGGAGATGTAGTAACTTTTGATACAACATACTTAACTAACAAGTACGACATGTCGTTTGCTCCTTTCGTCGGTGTAAATCATCATGGACACTCGACACTACTTGGGTGTGGTCTACTTTCTAATGAAGATACAGAGACATTTGTCTGGTTGTTTAGGATATGGCTAGAGTGCATGGAatttgaagcacctcaagggATAATCACTGATCAAGACAGGGCAATTCAGAATGCCATAGAAGTT GCTTCCATACTCTCGTCTGTACATAAATTGGTATATGAATCACAAAGTGCATATGAGTTCGAACAGAGTTGgttttctatgcttgatatgtatgaattgaaaaataatgaatggTTGATCGGGCTTTTTAGAGAGAGAATTCGTTGGGTTCCATGTTTTCTCAAAACATCATTTTGGGCCGGAATGTCAACAACCCAACGGAGTGAGGGTATGAATGCTTTTTTTGACGGGTATGTCCATTCAAAAACATCTTTAAAACAGTTTGTGGAGCAATATGAGCGAGCTATGAGGAGTAAAATTGAGAAAGAGTTTCAAGCCGATTTTAAAACCTTCTCCCAGATGGTCCCTTGTGTTACTCGATTTGATTTGGAGAGGCAATTTCAAAGTGCTTTTACAATTGTAAAATTTAAAGAATTTCAACAAGAATTGACAGGAAATATGTATTGTGAAATTGAATCTAGTGATGAGGGGTCTTTCAGTACGAGATATGTTGTTACAGAAGATTTTACAGTACATGAGAGAGTTAAGGAAAAaaagtttgaaattatttttgagatagatAAATGCACATTTTCTTGTAGTTGTCATTTATTTGAGTTCAGGGGAATAATTTGTAGGCATGCTATTGTAGTTTTAATCCGTAACAAATTGTCGGCAGTTCCTGAGCAATATATACTTCGACGTTGGAGGAAAGATGTGAGTAGATTGTATATGAGAGTGAAGAGCAATTATAATGGATGGATAACTACTCCTGGTCAATTAAATTATGAGAAGTTGTGCAAAGCAtttacagatgttgcagatttggcTACATATAATGATGATGAAACTCAAAAGCTTCTCGAGTGGATTGAAACTAAAGCAAGTGATCTTGCTATATCAAAGTTGGGATCAGGTTGTGGTCGTAATTTGATATCAGAACTGAGCATGCAAGTAGATCATGTTGATGATGCAACCCAAGTTTCTACTTGCAAAGTTCTTGACCCAAAGTACACTAAAACAAAAGGAGCCCCTAAGAATCTTCGAAAGAAAGGTCGATTGGAGAAGTCTTCTAAGAAATCGAAG GTATCAATGATATCAAGCAAAGAAAAAAATTCTCaaccaaaaaaaattcaatctagTAATGTGTTTATACAACCACCTGATCAAAATACTGTGATGACTCCGCTCTCTTTCTCACAACAATTAATG GGTGTTCATCACCATCCTTGGAATATCGATTACGGAGTACATTTAGTATCCAACTACGGAGGTGATCAAGCATCGACAACAAGATGGAGTTCGAATGATGATGAAGTGATCGGATCTATGGGTGTAATAAATTATGAAGCAAGTTAA
- the LOC140816979 gene encoding homeobox-leucine zipper protein ATHB-12-like: MEAPDQKTKSQEKKRSKNDRRFSDEQIKSLESIFDQETKLESRKKLQLARDLGLQPRQVAIWFQNRRARWKARQIEQEFKVLKVNYDNMCLQFDHLKKENESLQRQLQELSDVEKNMDEDDLSDHRDRGFKANIPDGEKNSKPFGKIEDIGEELVSWGEDEEAEISRLASPQTWNNICSDGLFEQSLESTQNWWENE; the protein is encoded by the exons ATGGAAGCCCCGGATCAAAAAACAAAATCCCAGGAGAAAAAGAGAAGCAAAAACGATAGGAGATTTAGTGACGAGCAGATAAAGTCTCTGGAATCCATTTTCGATCAAGAAACTAAGCTCGAATCGAGGAAGAAACTGCAGCTAGCTAGAGATCTCGGGCTGCAGCCACGCCAAGTTGCCATTTGGTTTCAGAACAGAAGGGCTCGATGGAAGGCAAGGCAAATAGAGCAAGAGTTTAAAGTGCTCAAAGTGAATTATGATAATATGTGTTTGCAGTTTGATCACTTGAAGAAGGAGAACGAGTCTTTGCAAAGGCAG TTACAGGAGCTAAGTGACGTCGAAAAGAATATGGATGAGGATGATTTGAGTGATCACCGAGACAGAGGATTCAAAGCAAATATTCCCGACGGCGAAAAAAACAGTAAACCCTTCGGAAAAATAGAAGATATAGGAGAAGAATTAGTGAGCTGGGGTGAAGATGAAGAAGCAGAGATTAGTCGCTTAGCTTCACCTCAAACGTGGAACAATATATGCTCCGACGGTCTATTCGAGCAGTCTCTGGAGAGTACTCAAAACTGGTGGGAGAATGAGTAG
- the LOC140816105 gene encoding uncharacterized protein, translating to MNPPEFVGGADPLVALEWVKSLEAKFDYLKFTDRDRVSCILFMLVKAARIWWEATKVTVNVRELKWDEFKELFYVKKCVFVPFIAENDKDKGEHFLRGLKPEIQRDVHMAKVITYQDIVERALLAEHDEQEIEKERQLRRQAFQTRRQGASASTRGGYKGKGKMEQRNKTYAPSSDTERPSCPKCGKPHKGECLVVSGRCYRCKEMGHTAQKCPLSSDKGQVQGRIFTMTKEGANHDSSVISGNILLSGKEALTLIDTGATHSFMSEVFMHSLSREPTNMPLQFNIMLSSGDEICHTSILKACPVQIGSRLLYASFIVILMVAFDVILGMDWLYADRAVIDCVEKTVRFLTNDHEGDEFVGLGSSLSIPLISCFQATKLLNKGFTSFLALVSDVNRDSNVQIQNIDVVQEYPDILADDVPGLPPD from the exons ATGAACCCTCCTGAATTTGTCGGTGGTGCCGATCCACTCGTAGCTCTTGAATGGGTTAAATCTTTGGAGGCTAAATTTGACTATCTGAAATTCACTGATCGAGATAGAGTGAGCTGTATTCTGTTTATGCTAGTGAAAGCTGCTCGCATCTGGTGGGAAGCTACAAAAGTGACTGTCAATGTTCGCGAGTTAAAATGGGATGAGTTCAAAGAGTTATTTTATGTCAA AAAATGCGTGTTTGTTCCATTTATTGCTGAAAATGATAAAGACAAAGGAGAACACTTCCTTCGTGGGTTGAAACCGGAAATTCAAAGGGATGTGCATATGGCAAAAGTGATCACCTATCAAGACATTGTGGAAAGAGCCTTACTTGCCGAGCACGATGAACAGGAAATTGAAAAGGAGCGGCAATTAAGAAGACAAGCTTTTCAAACTAGAAGGCAAGGTGCAAGTGCTAGTACTCGAGGTGGTTACAAAGGCAAAGGCAAGATGGAGCAACGCAATAAAACTTATGCACCTTCTTCAGATACGGAGCGACCATCatgtcctaagtgtggcaagccACACAAGGGTGAGTGCTTAGTGGTAAGTGGCCGATGTTATCGATGCAAAGAAATGGGGCATACAGCACAAAAGTGTCCTCTCTCCTCTGATAAAGGACAAGTTCAAGGCAGAATCTTTACGATGACTAAAGAAGGAGCCAATCATGATTCTTCAGTCATATCAGGTAATATTCTACTATCTGGCAAGGAAGCACTTACAttgattgataccggagcaactcattcttttatgtctgaagtaTTTATGCACTCCTTATCTCGCGAGCCTACTAACATGCCTTTACAATTCAATATTATGTTGTCTTCTGGTGATGAGATTTGTCATACTAGTATTCTTAAGGCATGTCCAGTACAGATAGGTTCGAGATTGTTGTATGCTAGTTTTATTGTAATTCTGatggttgctttcgatgttATTTTGGGTATGGATTGGTTATACGCTGATCGTGCCGTGATTGACTGTGTGGAAAAGACCGTGAGGTTTTTAACTAATGATCATGAGGGTGATGAATTTGTTGGGCTAGGTTCTTCACTAAGTATTCCCCTTATTTCTTGTTTCCAAGCTACGAAATTATTGAATAAGGGTTTTACTAGTTTTCTAGCCTTAGTATCAGATGTGAATAGGGACAGTAATGTGCAAATTCAGAATATTGATGTAGTTCAGGAGTATCCTGATATACTTGCTGATGATGTGCCTGGCTTACCTCCTGATTGA